The genome window GAATGTAGCAAGGATGGCGCTTTTGCTGGCAGGTTTGCCTATTGAAACAGGTGGTGTTACCATCAACAGGCTCTGTGCATCAAGCCTGCAATCTATCATGGACGCTTCAAGGGCTTTGATGTTGAATGAAGGAGCGGTTTACATTGCTGGTGGAGTAGAAAGCATGTCGCGTGCCCCCTTTGTTACGGCAAAGGCAGAAACAGCTTATTCCCGGAAAAATGAAACCTATGATACTACCATTGGCTGGCGGTTTGTAAATTCCAAATTGAAAGAAATGTACTTCCCTTATTCAATGGGAGAAACCGCTGAAAATGTGGCTAAAAAATGGAAAATATCCAGGAATGAACAGGATGAATTTGCATACAATTCACAATTAAAGTATAAAAAAGCCTATGAAGCAGGGAAATTTAAAGATGAGATCATTCCCGTACAGATCCCACAACGTAAAGGAGGCCTGGTAGTGATTGATACCGATGAACATCCCAGGTTCTCGCCCCTTGAAAAATTAGCAACACTCAAACCCGCTTTTGCTGAGAAAGGAACCGTTACAGCAGCAAACTCATCAGGAAT of Cytophagales bacterium contains these proteins:
- a CDS encoding acetyl-CoA C-acyltransferase — its product is ALVISKLIERNPSIDVNLIEDVIFGAANQAGEDNRNVARMALLLAGLPIETGGVTINRLCASSLQSIMDASRALMLNEGAVYIAGGVESMSRAPFVTAKAETAYSRKNETYDTTIGWRFVNSKLKEMYFPYSMGETAENVAKKWKISRNEQDEFAYNSQLKYKKAYEAGKFKDEIIPVQIPQRKGGLVVIDTDEHPRFSPLEKLATLKPAFAEKGTVTAANSSGINDGAAAAIIVNEDTLKKYNLKPIARMVSMSIAGVDPDFMGIGPVPATEKALKRAGLKMEDIDLVELNEAFAAQSIACIRDLNLNPHIVNVNGGAIALGHPLGASGARISATLLHEMKKRDNVKYGLATMCIGVGQGAAVVFEKC